The Desulfonatronum lacustre DSM 10312 region GATCCAGAATCCGGACCCCGACGCCACGTACGCCTCGATCCGGCCCACCGGCGTGGTGGAGAAATGCACTTTTTGCCACCACCGGGTGGTCAACGGCGAGTTGCCTTATTGCGTGGAGGCCTGTCCGGCCAATGCCCGAATTTTCGGCGACCTGGACGACCCCCGAAGCAAGGTCAACCAACTCCTGGGCATGTTTCGGGCCGAGCGACTGCGCGAGGAATTGGGCACCCGGCCCCGGGTCTACTACATCCGAGAGTTCTGTCCCTGCGCTTACGAACCGGGCAAGGGCATGGTCCAGGCTGACGTCCAAAACGCAATCGCATAATCCACGCGGAGGTGAACTATGAGTAAGGTATGGTTTGGTCTGTTGGGCGTCGGTTTGCTGTTCGGCCTGTTCAGCGCCCTGACCGTGGTCTCCCGTGGGCTGGGGGTCTACAACGCCAACGACGTGACCTTCTGGGTCCTGCCCATGTCCGGGTATCTGTTCTTCGCCCTGACTGCGGCCGGATTGACGTTTCTGTCTTCCCTGCCCTCGGTGTTCGGGATGAAGCAGTACTACCCCATTGCCAAGCGGGCCTCGCTGCTGGCCGGGGCGGCCCTGGTGGTTGGCGTGATGTGCAAGGGTCTGGATCTGGGCCCGCTGTCCACGCTGCTGAACACCGTGTACCTGGCATTGTCCCCCAACCTGTATTCGCCCGTCTGGTGGATGGCCGTGCTCTACGGAATCTACATCGCCATCGTGGCCTTAAAGTTCTTCACCATTCACAAAGGCCGATGGCATTCCACGGGCGGAAAGACCGCCGGGTTGTTGGCCCTGCTGTTGATGTTCATGTCCTACACCGCCCTGAGCATCGTCTTCGGGACCGCGGACGCCCGCCCGGCCTTTTTCGGGCATTTTACGGCCCTGTACTTCGCGGTGACCGCCGTGACCTGCGGCATGGCCGTGATCGTCCTGGCCACTTTCGTGCATTTCGCCGTTACCGGCGGCATGCCCAAGGAGCAGGAGCCGCTTTTCAACAACATCATCAAGCTGTTCACCGTGTTGCTGGCGGTTTCCCTTTTCGTCTTCATCCTGCGCGCCGTGATCGGTTACACATCCCTGCAGGAAGCCTTTGACGGGTTCCGGCACATCGCCTCAACGGCCATCTATCAGATCGAATTGTGGGTCGGCCTGCTCATTCCGCTGCTGCTGATGCTCATCCCCGCGATCCGGGCCTCCACGGCAGGCAG contains the following coding sequences:
- the nrfD gene encoding NrfD/PsrC family molybdoenzyme membrane anchor subunit, whose protein sequence is MSKVWFGLLGVGLLFGLFSALTVVSRGLGVYNANDVTFWVLPMSGYLFFALTAAGLTFLSSLPSVFGMKQYYPIAKRASLLAGAALVVGVMCKGLDLGPLSTLLNTVYLALSPNLYSPVWWMAVLYGIYIAIVALKFFTIHKGRWHSTGGKTAGLLALLLMFMSYTALSIVFGTADARPAFFGHFTALYFAVTAVTCGMAVIVLATFVHFAVTGGMPKEQEPLFNNIIKLFTVLLAVSLFVFILRAVIGYTSLQEAFDGFRHIASTAIYQIELWVGLLIPLLLMLIPAIRASTAGRILASAMVLVGMFFGRLVMLLSAQVKPIGVLAENRPEFVSYFPSMYEFGIIILAFSLSMLIYSIGVKYWNLEATPE